A portion of the Chlamydia avium 10DC88 genome contains these proteins:
- a CDS encoding polysaccharide deacetylase family protein, which produces MLIVLAFRQVCFSKDTKFLKQFYRYLLFLKRTYSLALPGNLKHRCSVILTFDHASIDFYSHIFPFLQEHDIPAIVGIAWRYVANNSASSLPLDHRLAPSNALAFQDEIFASHQPFCSQEELKIIAESPNIQLASSGFAIRNLQHSPPYLATEIFLSKFSIKTALGKTPIGFFYPFGKYDFPSTRMVKKHYPFSFILGDTINKNNKRHNIYRIDIKFSNYTLPKLLLKPKYLKNWIIDRYQQMRIQKCL; this is translated from the coding sequence ATGCTTATTGTTTTAGCTTTTCGCCAAGTCTGCTTTTCAAAAGACACTAAGTTTCTAAAGCAATTCTATAGGTACCTTTTATTCCTTAAACGTACCTATTCCTTGGCTCTTCCTGGAAATTTAAAGCATCGATGCTCTGTGATATTAACTTTTGATCATGCCTCGATAGATTTCTATTCTCATATTTTCCCGTTCCTTCAAGAACACGATATTCCTGCAATTGTGGGCATTGCTTGGAGATATGTCGCCAATAATTCTGCATCCTCTCTTCCCTTGGATCACCGCTTAGCTCCCAGTAATGCACTAGCTTTCCAAGACGAAATATTTGCCTCCCATCAACCGTTTTGTTCCCAAGAAGAACTAAAAATTATTGCTGAATCCCCAAACATACAACTTGCTTCATCGGGATTTGCTATTCGTAATCTGCAACATTCACCACCCTATTTAGCAACAGAGATCTTCCTATCTAAATTCTCCATCAAAACTGCCTTAGGGAAAACTCCCATAGGTTTCTTTTACCCTTTTGGGAAATATGACTTTCCTTCCACAAGAATGGTTAAAAAACATTACCCTTTTTCTTTCATACTTGGAGATACGATAAATAAGAACAATAAGCGGCACAATATTTATCGTATAGACATAAAATTTTCAAATTACACACTACCTAAACTACTTTTAAAACCTAAATATTTAAAAAATTGGATTATAGATAGATATCAGCAAATGCGTATACAGAAATGTCTGTGA
- a CDS encoding ParB/RepB/Spo0J family partition protein: MSEVINKDTIIEVSIDDIRVSPFQPRRIFSEDELQELVLSLKAVGLIHPPVVRAIRNGDRVLYYELIAGERRWRALQLAGYTTIPVILKQVVADDIAAEATLIENIQRVNLNPMEMAEAFKKLITVFGLTQDKVASRVGKKRSTVANYLRLFSLSKTIQQSLHAGDITLGHAKVLLTIEDLQLRELLNMRIIKQRLAVREAEQEARKLLSGESHSESKGIRKTQEIPTQYCEIQKRLHRFLGYKVTVKYCDGQPYITFHVPDEDRFQQLADLLLKNS; encoded by the coding sequence GTGAGTGAAGTTATCAATAAAGATACCATTATAGAAGTATCTATAGACGATATTCGAGTGAGCCCCTTTCAGCCACGTCGTATATTTTCAGAAGACGAACTTCAGGAATTAGTTCTTTCTTTAAAGGCTGTGGGCTTGATCCATCCTCCTGTAGTACGAGCCATTCGTAATGGGGATAGAGTACTTTATTATGAATTGATTGCTGGTGAACGTCGTTGGAGAGCTTTACAGTTAGCAGGGTATACTACGATTCCAGTCATTCTTAAACAAGTGGTTGCTGATGATATTGCTGCAGAAGCTACTCTTATAGAAAATATCCAACGGGTGAACCTAAATCCTATGGAAATGGCAGAAGCCTTTAAGAAGTTAATTACCGTATTTGGTTTAACTCAGGATAAAGTGGCAAGTCGTGTGGGGAAAAAACGCTCGACAGTAGCAAATTATTTACGTTTATTTTCTTTATCAAAAACGATTCAGCAGAGCTTGCATGCGGGAGACATTACTTTAGGTCATGCTAAGGTGTTATTGACTATTGAGGATCTTCAATTACGTGAGCTTCTTAATATGCGTATTATTAAACAACGTCTTGCTGTGCGCGAGGCTGAGCAAGAAGCTAGAAAATTATTGTCAGGAGAGTCTCACTCTGAATCTAAAGGTATTCGTAAGACGCAAGAAATACCAACACAGTATTGTGAGATACAAAAGCGTTTGCATCGATTTTTGGGTTATAAAGTGACAGTGAAATATTGTGACGGGCAACCCTACATAACATTTCATGTTCCCGACGAAGATCGATTTCAACAACTAGCTGATTTATTATTAAAGAATTCTTAA
- a CDS encoding oligopeptide/dipeptide ABC transporter ATP-binding protein — MNKPYPLVQAEQIKKYYYKRSFGFGRKIITTKAIDNISFSIPAGKIVGLIGESGSGKTTLALALAGLLQLTSGYLLFNNIPIKLQSKQDLKQLRSCVRMVFQNPKASLNPKKTIFDSLSHALMHHRIVTKEHLISMVEKSLNRVGLSADYFYRYPHQLSGGQQQRVSIARALLGTPKLMICDEVVSALDPSMQAQILNMLTDLQKELKMSYLFISHDLAVVRSFCSEVIIMYKGKIVESGPTESIFSHPRHPYTQMLLDSQLPDLPEHRNIQKKLSIQPSLQETFTNSGCIFYHRCPKRTASCLQESIPKHIENNQHSYHCIHSPEKKSNP, encoded by the coding sequence ATGAATAAACCTTATCCTCTAGTACAAGCTGAGCAAATAAAAAAATATTACTATAAACGTTCCTTCGGATTTGGGAGAAAAATAATAACTACAAAAGCTATCGATAACATTTCGTTTTCTATCCCCGCAGGGAAAATTGTAGGACTTATCGGGGAGTCAGGATCAGGGAAAACGACACTTGCACTTGCTCTTGCAGGACTTTTACAACTAACCTCAGGATATCTGTTGTTCAATAATATCCCCATTAAGTTGCAGTCTAAGCAAGATTTAAAACAACTACGTTCATGTGTTCGAATGGTTTTTCAAAACCCTAAAGCTTCATTAAATCCTAAAAAAACTATTTTTGATAGTCTAAGCCATGCCCTTATGCACCACCGGATTGTCACTAAAGAACATTTAATTAGCATGGTAGAAAAATCTTTAAATCGTGTAGGACTTTCTGCTGATTATTTCTACCGCTATCCTCACCAACTCTCTGGAGGTCAACAACAACGCGTCTCTATAGCGCGAGCATTATTAGGAACTCCTAAGCTTATGATATGTGATGAAGTTGTTTCTGCTTTAGATCCGTCTATGCAAGCACAAATCCTAAACATGCTTACTGACTTACAGAAAGAACTCAAAATGAGTTACCTATTTATTTCACATGATCTCGCAGTTGTACGCTCATTTTGTTCCGAAGTGATAATTATGTATAAAGGAAAAATTGTTGAGTCCGGACCTACAGAAAGCATCTTTTCACATCCTCGCCATCCCTATACACAAATGTTACTTGATTCCCAACTTCCCGATCTTCCTGAACATCGTAATATTCAAAAGAAATTATCTATACAACCTTCTCTTCAAGAAACATTTACAAACTCGGGATGCATTTTCTACCACCGTTGTCCCAAAAGAACAGCATCATGCCTTCAAGAAAGTATTCCTAAACACATAGAGAACAATCAACACTCGTATCATTGCATCCACTCCCCTGAAAAAAAATCAAATCCTTGA
- a CDS encoding ABC transporter ATP-binding protein, with the protein MTSSPILQVKDLTIYLNQQRARYSIVESLSFDVYQGKTLAIIGESGSGKSVTAHALMQLLPTPLFSLSGNVLYRGKELLSASRKVLQSIFGVKIAMIFQNPHASLNPVFTIGQQFQELIDTHLHLSRQAGRDKIIQALLDTGFHHPELCLKLYPHQLSGGMLQRISIAMALLSSPEIVIADEPTTALDVSVQYQILQLLKKLQSKLGMSLLIITHDMGVVAETADDVLVLYAGRMVEYASVHQIFHHPCHPYTQDLLASRPSVNAKTFTSIPGQPPCYDNLPSGCCYAPRCSKAHSRCTVEPPLHNIDSKHKVKCWLYE; encoded by the coding sequence ATGACTTCATCCCCCATCCTACAGGTTAAAGATCTCACAATATATTTAAATCAACAACGCGCTCGTTACTCAATAGTTGAATCTCTATCATTTGATGTTTACCAAGGGAAAACTCTAGCTATCATTGGAGAATCGGGATCAGGGAAATCAGTAACAGCACATGCTTTGATGCAATTATTACCAACACCTTTATTTTCTTTATCAGGGAACGTTTTGTATAGAGGAAAAGAATTATTATCAGCTTCCCGAAAAGTATTGCAATCCATCTTTGGAGTAAAAATTGCAATGATTTTCCAAAATCCTCATGCCTCGTTAAATCCTGTATTTACCATAGGGCAACAATTTCAAGAACTCATTGACACGCATCTACACCTTTCTCGCCAAGCAGGGCGTGATAAAATTATTCAAGCACTATTAGATACGGGTTTCCATCATCCGGAACTCTGTTTGAAACTCTATCCTCACCAGCTCTCTGGAGGTATGTTACAGAGAATATCTATTGCTATGGCATTACTATCCTCTCCTGAAATTGTTATTGCTGATGAGCCAACAACAGCTCTAGATGTTTCCGTACAGTATCAAATTTTACAATTATTAAAGAAATTGCAGAGTAAGCTTGGGATGAGTTTATTAATCATCACTCATGACATGGGTGTTGTTGCAGAAACTGCTGATGACGTCTTAGTACTTTATGCCGGAAGAATGGTAGAATATGCCTCTGTTCACCAGATATTCCATCATCCATGCCATCCCTATACTCAAGATCTTCTTGCCTCCCGTCCCTCTGTAAATGCAAAAACATTTACATCAATTCCTGGACAGCCACCATGTTATGATAACTTGCCTTCTGGATGTTGTTATGCTCCACGCTGTTCAAAAGCACACTCTAGGTGTACTGTGGAACCCCCTCTCCATAACATTGATTCAAAACATAAAGTGAAGTGCTGGTTATATGAATAA
- a CDS encoding TIGR00153 family protein, which produces MQTLARLFGQSPFAPLQAHLEVVAFCVQQMLPIFLALRDQDYQQVHILAKTISDKEYQADCIKNDMRNHLPVGLFMPISRAGILEIISIQDSIADTAEDVAILLTVRELQFYPEFEAIFSQFLHKSIETFDFIMKVIQEFNKLLESSFGGRKADKVRFLVSRVAKAEHECDVIQRQLMQIFFSDEFTISTKECYLWLQIIKRVAGISDNSEKLAYRINMTLEEK; this is translated from the coding sequence ATGCAAACTCTTGCTCGTCTATTTGGACAATCTCCTTTTGCTCCTCTGCAAGCACATTTAGAAGTTGTTGCGTTTTGTGTTCAACAAATGTTGCCCATATTTCTTGCTCTGCGAGACCAAGATTATCAGCAAGTACATATTCTTGCTAAAACAATCTCAGATAAAGAATACCAAGCAGATTGCATAAAAAATGATATGCGTAATCATCTTCCTGTAGGTTTGTTTATGCCTATATCCCGTGCAGGAATTTTAGAAATTATTTCTATACAAGATAGTATCGCAGATACCGCCGAGGACGTAGCCATCTTACTTACTGTGCGAGAATTGCAGTTTTATCCTGAGTTTGAAGCAATCTTTTCTCAATTTTTACATAAAAGCATAGAAACTTTTGATTTTATTATGAAAGTCATACAAGAGTTTAATAAATTACTTGAGAGCTCCTTTGGAGGACGTAAAGCAGATAAGGTCCGCTTTTTAGTTAGTCGTGTGGCAAAAGCAGAACATGAATGTGATGTTATTCAACGTCAACTCATGCAGATTTTCTTTTCTGATGAATTTACTATTTCTACAAAAGAGTGTTACTTATGGCTACAAATAATTAAACGTGTAGCAGGGATCTCAGATAACTCAGAGAAGCTTGCCTATCGTATTAATATGACGCTAGAAGAAAAGTAA
- a CDS encoding inorganic phosphate transporter, translated as MLALLFFVLLCGFYTSWNIGANDVANAVGPSVGSGVLTLRQAVIVAIIFEFLGALLLGNRVTGTIESHIVSVSNPSIASSDYVYGMTGALLATGAWLQLASYFGWPVSTTHSIVGAVIGFGLVLGKGAVIYWGSIGTIVISWFLSPLMGGGIAYLVFSFIRKNILYRGDPVQAVVRIAPFLTAFVMIVLGVIIVCGGLITRFVSHTWALGVVFFLGGMSYILMFKYVHTSRCSHVCDTPDVGSLLYRLKKCGGNYGRKYLVVERIFAYLQIIIACFMAFAHGSNDVANAIAPVAGVLRQLYPQMYSSYTLIGLMVFGGLGLIIGLSIWGWRVIETVGCKITELTPSRGFSVGLGAAITIALASAFGLPISTTHVVVGAVLGIGLARGIHAINLNIIKDIVMSWFITLPAGAILSILFFFALRALFH; from the coding sequence ATGCTTGCGTTACTATTTTTTGTTCTTTTATGTGGTTTTTATACCTCTTGGAATATAGGAGCAAATGATGTAGCGAATGCTGTGGGACCTAGTGTGGGGTCCGGGGTATTAACCTTACGACAGGCAGTGATTGTCGCTATTATTTTTGAGTTTCTAGGTGCTTTACTACTTGGCAATCGAGTGACAGGGACAATCGAGAGTCATATAGTATCAGTTTCTAATCCTTCGATTGCTTCCAGTGATTATGTTTACGGTATGACCGGAGCTTTACTTGCTACAGGAGCCTGGTTACAGCTAGCATCTTATTTTGGATGGCCCGTCTCAACGACACATTCTATAGTTGGAGCTGTTATTGGCTTTGGACTCGTGTTAGGCAAAGGAGCAGTAATTTATTGGGGATCCATAGGAACAATTGTTATTAGCTGGTTTCTGTCTCCTTTAATGGGTGGAGGAATTGCTTATCTTGTTTTTTCTTTTATACGAAAGAATATTTTGTATCGGGGAGATCCTGTTCAAGCTGTTGTGCGTATAGCCCCCTTTTTGACAGCTTTCGTAATGATCGTATTGGGAGTTATTATTGTTTGTGGTGGGTTAATTACACGTTTTGTTTCTCATACATGGGCATTAGGAGTTGTCTTCTTCTTAGGGGGGATGAGTTACATATTAATGTTTAAATATGTACATACTTCTCGGTGTTCTCATGTTTGCGATACTCCTGATGTGGGAAGCTTATTGTACCGTTTAAAAAAGTGTGGGGGTAATTACGGAAGGAAATACCTAGTTGTTGAAAGGATTTTTGCTTATCTACAAATTATCATTGCCTGTTTTATGGCATTTGCTCACGGTTCTAATGACGTTGCGAATGCTATCGCTCCTGTTGCTGGAGTATTGCGTCAGCTATACCCACAAATGTATTCTTCCTATACGTTAATTGGACTCATGGTATTTGGTGGCTTAGGATTAATCATCGGCTTATCCATTTGGGGGTGGCGCGTTATCGAAACTGTAGGATGTAAAATAACTGAGCTTACGCCGTCTCGGGGATTTTCTGTAGGTTTAGGAGCCGCAATTACTATTGCCCTAGCATCAGCATTTGGATTGCCTATATCTACAACACATGTAGTGGTCGGAGCAGTATTAGGAATAGGTCTTGCTAGAGGAATTCATGCTATTAATCTAAACATTATCAAAGACATAGTGATGTCTTGGTTCATCACCCTTCCTGCAGGAGCTATACTCTCTATTCTATTTTTCTTTGCTTTAAGAGCGCTCTTCCATTAA
- a CDS encoding phosphoglycerate kinase — translation MDRLTVRDLSPEEQKVLVRVDFNVPVKDGKIIDDIRIRSAMPTINYLLQKRAAVILMSHLGRPQGCGFEEKYSLQPIVEVLEGYLGHHVPLALACVGEVARQAVAQLSPGRVLLLENLRFHYGEEHPEADPKFAAELSSYGDLYVNDAFGTSHRKHASVYTVPQAFPGKAAAGFLMEKELEFLGNHLLISPKRPFTAILGGAKVSSKIGVIEALLSQVDNLLLAGGMGFTFLKALGKSLGGSLVEESGIALAQRVMELAKKNNVRIFLPSDVKIAKTCSPGVAWKEVSIDRGIPDGFQGLDIGTKTIQEFCRVIDASASVFWNGPVGVYEVPPFDQGSMAIANCLARHPSAITIVGGGDAAAVVALAGCSAQVSHVSTGGGASLEFLEKGFLPGTEVLSPAPGNAESSDFE, via the coding sequence ATGGATAGGTTAACAGTCAGGGATCTTTCTCCCGAAGAGCAAAAGGTATTAGTGCGTGTTGATTTTAATGTTCCCGTCAAAGATGGGAAGATTATCGATGACATCCGCATTCGTAGTGCTATGCCTACGATTAATTACCTGCTACAAAAACGTGCTGCTGTAATTTTAATGAGTCATTTAGGTCGCCCTCAGGGTTGTGGCTTTGAAGAAAAGTATTCCCTACAACCTATTGTTGAAGTACTCGAAGGTTATTTAGGACATCACGTTCCTTTGGCTCTTGCTTGTGTGGGAGAAGTCGCTCGCCAGGCTGTAGCGCAGTTATCCCCAGGTAGAGTCTTGTTATTAGAAAATCTAAGATTTCATTATGGTGAAGAACATCCAGAAGCAGATCCTAAATTTGCTGCCGAGCTTTCTTCTTATGGCGATCTTTATGTGAATGATGCTTTTGGCACTTCACATAGGAAACATGCTTCTGTATATACTGTTCCTCAAGCTTTTCCAGGAAAAGCTGCAGCTGGTTTCCTTATGGAGAAGGAGCTAGAGTTCCTAGGGAATCATTTATTAATTTCTCCCAAACGTCCTTTCACTGCAATTTTAGGTGGAGCTAAAGTATCTTCAAAAATTGGTGTTATTGAAGCTCTTTTATCTCAAGTAGATAATCTCCTATTAGCAGGCGGCATGGGATTTACTTTTTTAAAGGCTTTAGGAAAGTCCTTAGGAGGCTCTTTAGTTGAAGAGTCCGGTATTGCCCTTGCACAACGTGTAATGGAACTCGCCAAAAAGAACAATGTGCGTATCTTTTTACCTAGCGATGTAAAAATAGCTAAGACATGCTCTCCTGGGGTTGCTTGGAAAGAAGTTTCCATAGATCGGGGGATTCCCGATGGGTTCCAAGGTTTAGATATCGGTACTAAAACTATTCAAGAATTTTGTAGGGTCATTGATGCCTCAGCATCAGTATTCTGGAATGGCCCTGTTGGGGTATATGAAGTGCCTCCATTTGATCAGGGATCTATGGCTATTGCTAACTGTTTAGCACGTCACCCCTCAGCTATTACTATTGTAGGTGGAGGAGACGCGGCTGCTGTTGTTGCCCTAGCCGGGTGCTCTGCTCAAGTGTCGCATGTGTCGACAGGAGGAGGAGCTTCTCTTGAATTTTTAGAAAAAGGCTTTTTACCAGGAACGGAAGTTCTTTCTCCTGCACCAGGAAATGCAGAAAGCTCTGACTTTGAGTAA
- the semD gene encoding SemD/SinC family type III secretion system effector yields MGINPSNRGQGSNDLWISGTPDTERGVEGSQSPSGELGTHRVSTASNSSRSSGILARISASVRSFFSSIFGRGSSSSSSSRPSTASESSLTSRLSVESTGDARATEGAASGLQKRGYIPGKPVPTPKVETSSLTRSGAIKKRRAPLPPTGNKESKVQRRDSDASETSANSTDSAISTNSSIVKNLKSYLEANARSKQEQVSKLAEQIKNRWTTLENSDELNYKITSLQTLVDQMGSSRRDLTKELQLTRSGIHDNVVDQTQLLSQTLWKLASKHHDQGEPSGLFSLLVHMSFGGPTLAPSAKVHDYMRDLLSLHGDDELEEQERKLLDSFADNIDRLRDRSPNDALRAWANFISRGEVAVRGVVNRELATNVGGYVREEVGDNVQWNLSALSLLQQLDPGVFATTMGVLATEAL; encoded by the coding sequence ATGGGAATTAATCCAAGTAATCGTGGCCAAGGTAGTAATGATTTATGGATTTCCGGGACTCCTGACACAGAAAGAGGAGTAGAAGGATCTCAATCTCCATCAGGAGAATTGGGGACTCATAGGGTTTCTACAGCATCAAATAGTAGTAGATCCTCGGGCATACTAGCGAGGATTAGTGCCAGCGTAAGGTCATTTTTTAGCAGTATTTTTGGAAGAGGCTCTTCTTCTAGTAGTAGTAGTAGGCCATCAACTGCTTCAGAGTCTTCTTTAACATCACGACTTTCCGTAGAATCTACTGGTGATGCGCGTGCAACAGAAGGTGCTGCCTCAGGTCTACAAAAACGAGGTTATATTCCTGGGAAGCCAGTCCCTACGCCTAAAGTAGAAACATCATCTTTAACACGTTCCGGAGCTATAAAAAAGCGTCGTGCTCCCTTACCTCCTACAGGAAATAAAGAAAGTAAAGTACAACGTCGTGATAGTGATGCTAGCGAAACCTCCGCAAATAGCACAGATTCAGCGATTTCTACAAATTCTTCTATTGTTAAAAATTTAAAATCTTATTTAGAAGCAAATGCACGATCCAAACAAGAACAAGTATCAAAACTAGCAGAACAAATAAAAAATCGTTGGACAACATTAGAAAATAGTGACGAATTAAATTATAAAATAACAAGTTTACAGACACTAGTCGATCAAATGGGTAGTTCACGTCGTGATTTAACAAAAGAGTTACAGTTAACACGATCTGGTATACATGATAATGTTGTCGATCAAACGCAATTATTATCACAAACACTATGGAAATTAGCTTCTAAACATCATGATCAAGGTGAACCATCAGGATTATTTAGTTTATTGGTTCACATGTCTTTCGGAGGTCCTACACTAGCCCCTTCTGCTAAGGTACACGATTATATGCGAGATCTCTTAAGTCTTCATGGTGATGATGAACTAGAAGAACAAGAGAGAAAACTACTCGATTCATTTGCAGACAACATAGATCGTCTACGCGATCGATCGCCTAATGATGCTCTTAGAGCATGGGCGAATTTTATTAGTAGAGGAGAAGTTGCTGTAAGAGGAGTTGTTAACCGTGAATTAGCAACCAACGTAGGTGGATACGTTCGTGAGGAGGTAGGCGACAATGTACAGTGGAACTTATCAGCATTGTCTCTACTGCAGCAACTGGATCCTGGTGTATTTGCAACGACTATGGGAGTCTTGGCTACGGAAGCTCTATAG
- a CDS encoding RsmB/NOP family class I SAM-dependent RNA methyltransferase — MIPFRLYHLYSLLNMMHSTPVGEANRLASYFKCHRSLGSKDRQWISSRIFAILRHQRLLETLLAREDRKVTPESLVSKVEEGAIENLDSYQDLPWPIRYSLSDDLALQLIKDYGETKAQEIAKWFLQEAPLFIRVNTRRISVEDLQQCLGYPCESGEVLGSLCFLKRYPLQHSLAFRQGLFEIQDESSQKITLDIPMTKQDCVLDFCAGAGGKSLILAEKTQHVILHDSRKNILQEAKQRLLRAGLRNFSIKEKKSLKKQGFSLVVVDAPCSGSGVFRRHPEKKLLFSNQLLMQYSHLQRKILKEASSYVQHGGRLVYITCSLLSLENEQHIDYMSSLGWEVEHSTHIPPNQGDSFFSVHFIRK, encoded by the coding sequence ATGATTCCATTTCGCTTATACCACCTATATTCTTTGTTAAATATGATGCATTCCACCCCTGTTGGTGAAGCAAATCGTTTGGCATCATATTTTAAGTGCCATCGTTCTTTAGGATCTAAAGATCGTCAATGGATTAGCTCCCGCATTTTTGCAATTCTTCGTCATCAACGTTTGTTAGAAACTTTACTTGCACGTGAGGATAGAAAGGTAACACCAGAGAGCTTAGTTTCTAAAGTCGAAGAGGGGGCAATAGAAAATCTTGATAGCTATCAAGATTTGCCATGGCCTATACGTTATTCTTTGTCAGATGACCTCGCATTGCAGTTAATTAAAGATTATGGAGAAACCAAGGCTCAGGAAATCGCTAAGTGGTTTCTCCAAGAGGCTCCCTTGTTCATTCGTGTGAATACACGCAGGATTTCTGTAGAAGATCTCCAACAATGTTTGGGCTATCCTTGTGAGTCAGGAGAAGTTCTCGGATCTCTATGTTTTTTAAAGAGATATCCTTTACAGCATAGTTTGGCATTTCGTCAGGGATTATTTGAGATTCAAGATGAATCATCGCAAAAAATTACTTTAGATATCCCCATGACGAAACAGGACTGTGTCCTAGATTTTTGTGCTGGTGCAGGAGGAAAAAGCCTGATATTAGCTGAAAAAACACAACATGTTATTTTGCACGATAGTCGTAAAAATATATTACAAGAGGCTAAACAGCGCTTATTAAGAGCGGGGTTAAGGAATTTCTCTATTAAGGAGAAGAAATCCTTGAAAAAACAAGGTTTCTCTTTAGTCGTAGTTGATGCTCCTTGTTCAGGAAGTGGGGTATTTCGACGCCATCCAGAAAAAAAACTGTTATTTTCAAATCAATTGTTAATGCAATACTCCCACTTACAGAGGAAAATTCTCAAAGAAGCAAGTAGTTATGTACAACATGGGGGAAGACTTGTTTATATCACTTGTTCTTTACTTTCCTTAGAAAATGAACAACATATAGATTACATGTCCTCTTTAGGATGGGAAGTAGAACACTCCACTCATATCCCCCCTAACCAGGGAGACAGTTTTTTTTCAGTCCATTTTATTCGTAAATAA
- a CDS encoding D-alanyl-D-alanine carboxypeptidase family protein, with protein sequence MAKAFFQYGLLSLLTWLGIFSLYADISFPEVQGSSVAVIHEKTGKILYSKNIDARIYPASMTKIATALFILRCYPEILNNFISVKQEAIACITPQAKKQSGYRSPPYWLETDGVTIQLRNKEEVSGRDLFHALLISSANDAANSLAIACSGSIPEFMHQMNDFLRELGCRDTHLNNPHGLHHPDHYTTARDLLCIMREGLKDPLFRQVIHTSNYTMAATNLNPERPLCTTNKLLISTSPYYYPPAIGGKTGSTEIAGKNLILSACKHDRSIITIVTGYSSMSKLYYDIHALCEAVFNEIPLRRYLIPPTEKYRISLGTLGKIFIPLPEGVYYDFYASEGEELYTATFIPCVKTFPIHQGDLLGHWVFRSQGEDVISQPVYSPHDIQLSFLKRIHLFTRRIICSHRTYVILGLLGLYHRKTRRNLRRPARYY encoded by the coding sequence ATGGCTAAGGCATTTTTTCAATACGGACTGTTAAGTTTGCTTACATGGCTAGGGATATTCTCTTTATATGCTGATATTTCTTTCCCAGAGGTTCAAGGTTCTTCCGTTGCTGTTATCCATGAAAAGACAGGTAAGATACTATATTCTAAAAACATAGACGCCAGAATCTATCCGGCGAGCATGACGAAAATTGCTACTGCACTCTTTATTTTGCGTTGCTATCCAGAAATTTTAAATAACTTCATTTCTGTAAAACAAGAAGCTATAGCCTGCATTACTCCTCAAGCAAAAAAGCAATCAGGATATCGTAGCCCTCCCTATTGGCTAGAAACAGATGGTGTAACGATACAGCTTCGCAATAAAGAAGAGGTATCAGGAAGAGATTTATTCCATGCTTTATTAATTAGTTCTGCTAATGACGCTGCAAATAGCTTAGCAATAGCATGTTCGGGCTCTATTCCTGAATTTATGCATCAGATGAATGATTTCTTACGTGAGTTGGGATGCCGGGATACTCATCTTAACAACCCTCACGGATTACATCATCCAGATCATTATACAACAGCTCGTGATTTACTTTGTATCATGCGTGAGGGATTAAAGGATCCTTTATTTCGCCAAGTAATTCATACGTCAAACTATACCATGGCAGCAACTAACCTGAATCCAGAAAGGCCTCTGTGTACAACTAATAAATTGCTCATATCGACATCCCCTTATTATTACCCTCCCGCCATAGGGGGGAAAACAGGAAGTACGGAAATCGCGGGGAAAAATCTTATTTTGTCTGCCTGTAAACACGATCGCTCTATCATTACCATTGTTACGGGATATTCTTCGATGTCGAAACTATATTATGATATTCATGCCCTATGTGAAGCAGTGTTTAATGAAATTCCTTTAAGACGCTATCTCATACCTCCTACGGAGAAATATCGCATATCTTTGGGAACTTTGGGTAAAATTTTCATTCCTCTTCCCGAGGGTGTATATTATGACTTTTATGCTTCGGAAGGTGAAGAACTTTATACAGCGACTTTCATTCCTTGTGTTAAAACTTTCCCTATCCATCAAGGAGATCTCCTTGGCCATTGGGTATTTCGCTCTCAAGGGGAAGATGTCATCTCCCAGCCTGTATATTCTCCCCATGATATACAACTTTCCTTCTTAAAGCGTATCCACCTATTTACTCGAAGAATTATCTGTTCTCATAGGACCTATGTCATTTTAGGTTTACTAGGACTATATCATAGAAAAACACGACGTAATCTAAGAAGACCTGCTCGTTACTACTAA